One Ricinus communis isolate WT05 ecotype wild-type chromosome 7, ASM1957865v1, whole genome shotgun sequence genomic region harbors:
- the LOC8274835 gene encoding aconitate hydratase, cytoplasmic — MYIMTASSTASSLLRASRARLLSSSSSSVISRTTPLPPPLPKFSVTNRSLSFSAAVRSLRCSVPRWSHGVDWRSPVSLRSQIRTASPVIERFQRKISTMAAEHPFKGIVTPLPKPGGGEFGKFYSLPALNDPRIDKLPYSIRILLESAIRNCDNFQVTKQDVEKIIDWENSAPKQVEIPFKPARVLLQDFTGVPAVVDLASMRDAMNKLGGDSNKINPLVPVDLVIDHSVQVDVTRSENAVQANMELEFQRNKERFAFLKWGSNAFQNMLVVPPGSGIVHQVNLEYLGRVVFNKDGILYPDSVVGTDSHTTMIDGLGVAGWGVGGIEAEAAMLGQPMSMVLPGVVGFKLSGKLHNGVTATDLVLTVTQMLRKHGVVGKFVEFYGEGMGELSLADRATIANMSPEYGATMGFFPVDHVTLQYLKLTGRSDETISMIESYLRANKMFVDYNEPQQERVYSSYLQLDLGEVEPCISGPKRPHDRVPLKEMKADWHSCLDNKVGFKGFAIPKEVQEKVAKFSFHGQPAELKHGSVVIAAITSCTNTSNPSVMLGAGLVAKKACELGLQVKPWIKTSLAPGSGVVTKYLLQSGLQKYLNQQGFHIVGYGCTTCIGNSGDLDESVASAISENDIVAAAVLSGNRNFEGRVHALTRANYLASPPLVVAYALAGTVDIDFDKEPIGTGKDGKDVYFRDIWPSTEEIAEAVQSSVLPHMFRSTYEAITKGNPMWNQLTVPATTSYSWDPNSTYIHDPPYFKSMTLNPPGAHGVKDAYCLLNFGDSITTDHISPAGSIHKDSPAAKFLLERGVDRQDFNSYGSRRGNDEVMARGTFANIRLVNKLLNGEVGPKTVHIPTGEKLYVFDAASRYMAAGHDTIVLAGAEYGSGSSRDWAAKGPMLLGVKAVIAKSFERIHRSNLVGMGIIPLCFKPGQDADTLGLSGHERYTIDLPSNISEIKPGQDVTVTTDNGKSFTCTARFDTEVELEYFNHGGILPYVIRNLMKTE; from the exons ATGTATATAATGACGGCTTCAAGCACAGCCTCCTCGCTCTTGAGGGCGTCTAGGGCTAGactactttcttcttcttcttcttctgttaTTTCTAGGACGACGCCGTTACCTCCGCCGTTGCCTAAATTCTCTGTTACGAACCGATCTCTTAGCTTCTCCGCCGCCGTTCGATCTCTCCGTTGCTCTGTCCCTCGCTGGAGTCACGGTGTTGATTGGCGGTCTCCTGTTAGTCTCCGCTCTCAGATCAGAACTGCTTCTCCGGTTATCGAACGCTTCCAGCGGAAGATCTCTACTATGG CTGCTGAACATCCTTTCAAGGGAATCGTCACACCTCTCCCCAAGCCAGGTGGTGGTGAGTTTGGGAAGTTTTATAGCCTTCCTGCTCTCAATGATCCAAGGATTG ATAAGCTGCCCTATTCAATCAGAATCCTTCTTGAATCTGCAATTCGCAATTGTGACAACTTCCAAGTGACAAAGCAAGATGTCGAGAAGATCATTGATTGGGAAAATTCAGCTCCTAAACAAGTTGAAATTCCTTTCAAACCTGCTCGTGTTCTGTTGCAG GATTTTACTGGCGTACCAGCAGTTGTTGACCTCGCTTCCATGCGTGATGCTATGAACAAGCTTGGTGGTGATTCCAACAAGATCAATCCCTTA GTTCCTGTGGATTTGGTCATTGATCATTCAGTTCAAGTTGATGTCACGAGATCAGAAAATGCCGTGCAGGCAAATATGGAGCTTGAATTTCAGAGGAACAAGGAGAGATTTGCTTTTCTTAAATGGGGATCAAATGCATTTCAAAATATGCTTGTAGTTCCCCCGGGTTCTGGTATTGTGCATCAG GTGAATCTTGAGTATCTTGGACGTGTTGTTTTCAACAAAGATGGCATTCTCTACCCTGATAGTGTGGTTGGAACTGATTCTCATACAACCATGATTGATGGGCTAGGAGTTGCTGGCTGGGGTGTTGGAGGTATTGAGGCAGAAGCTGCAATGCTTGGTCAG CCCATGAGCATGGTGTTACCTGGTGTTGTTGGGTTCAAGTTGTCTGGAAAACTGCACAATGGTGTCACTGCTACTGACTTGGTTTTGACTGTGACTCAAATGCTGAGGAAGCATGGTGTTGTTGGCAAATTTGTTGAGTTTTATG GGGAAGGTATGGGTGAGCTATCATTAGCTGACAGGGCCACTATAGCTAACATGTCACCTGAGTATGGTGCAACTATGGGATTCTTCCCTGTGGATCATGTTACCTTACAATATCTTAAATTGACTGGAAGGAGTGATGAAACT ATTTCAATGATTGAGTCATATCTTCGTGCAAATAAAATGTTTGTTGATTATAATGAG CCTCAACAAGAAAGAGTATACTCATCCTATCTACAATTGGACCTTGGTGAAGTTGAACCCTGTATTTCTGGACCAAAGAG ACCTCATGATCGGGTTCCTCTGAAAGAAATGAAGGCTGATTGGCATTCTTGTTTGGACAACAAAGTCGGATTTAAG GGTTTTGCTATACCAAAAGAGGTGCAGGAAAAAGTGGCAAAGTTCTCATTCCATGGACAGCCAGCAGAGCTGAAGCATGGTAGTGTTGTGATTGCTGCAATCACAAGCTGCACGAATACATCAAATCCAAGTGTCATGCTTGGTGCAGGTCTTGTGGCGAAAAAGGCTTGTGAACTTGGTTTACAG GTTAAGCCATGGATAAAGACAAGTCTTGCCCCTGGTTCTGGAGTTGTTACAAAATATTTACTGCAGAG TGGATTGCAAAAATACTTGAATCAACAAGGCTTCCATATTGTTGGGTATGGCTGCACAACATGCATTGGCAATTCTGGAGATTTGGATGAATCAGTTGCTTCTGCTATTTCAGAGAATG ACATTGTTGCAGCAGCTGTGCTTTCTGGGAACCGGAATTTTGAGGGTCGGGTTCATGCCTTGACAAGAGCCAACTATCTTGCTTCACCTCCTTTGGTGGTTGCCTATGCTCTTGCTGGAACG GTGGACATTGACTTTGACAAGGAGCCAATTGGAACAGGAAAGGACGGTAAAGATGTCTATTTCAGGGATATCTGGCCATCTACAGAAGAAATTGCAGAG GCTGTGCAATCTAGTGTGTTGCCTCATATGTTCAGAAGTACTTATGAGGCTATCACAAAGGGCAATCCCATGTGGAATCAACTAACAGTACCAGCAACAACCTCATACTCATGGGACCCTAACTCTACCTACATTCACGATCCCCCGTATTTCAAGAGCATGACCTTGAACCCTCCTGGAGCACATGGAGTGAAGGACGCCTACTGTTTGCTAAACTTCGGTGATAGTATCACAACAGATCACATCTCCCCAGCAGGAAGCATCCACAAGGACAGTCCTGCTGCAAAGTTCCTCCTTGAACGAGGGGTGGATCGCCAGGACTTTAACTCCTATGGAAGTCGACGTGGGAATGATGAAGTGATGGCTAGGGGAACCTTTGCTAACATTCGCCTTGTTAATAAACTTTTGAATGGGGAAGTGGGACCGAAGACAGTACACATTCCTACAGGAGAGAAACTCTACGTGTTTGATGCAGCATCG AGGTACATGGCTGCTGGGCATGACACTATTGTTTTGGCGGGAGCAGAATATGGAAGTGGAAGCTCTAGAGATTGGGCTGCCAAGGGTCCAATGTTATTG GGAGTTAAAGCTGTTATTGCTAAAAGTTTTGAGAGAATCCATCGCAGTAATTTGGTGGGAATGGGAATTATTCCACTTTGTTTCAAGCCTGGTCAGGATGCAGATACTCTAGGGTTGAGTGGCCATGAGCGGTATACCATTGACCTCCCAAGCAATATTAGTGAAATAAAGCCTGGCCAAGATGTGACTGTCACAACCGATAATGGAAAATCTTTCACCTGCACTGCTCGCTTTGACACCGAG GTGgaattggaatatttcaaCCACGGAGGCATTCTGCCATATGTTATCCGCAACCTGATGAAAACAGAGTAA